From Humisphaera borealis, the proteins below share one genomic window:
- a CDS encoding CRTAC1 family protein — MACWASQVGRAADSAPATAFQFTDVGAAMGLFPAIEGIYAHAAGWGDIDGDGQPDLFVATFSNEKRDGKTHRLLRQANGKFEVDSQTALQIAGRATSALFADLDNDGDLDLYVSSMPSPKDNVRGCALFRNDGGGKFTDISPGNEACPEAFGGRSATVVDVDGDGLLDLLVGEEPNAGYNGSKTHSTRLFRNLGDLKFKDVSREAGLPQDMPGLGVAAADVNGDTWPDLFVAAPSDGKQADGKQPGGKNGGNRLLLNDGHGKFQEAACSPATFAWPGSGGDNMVCGATFGDVNGDGRLDLILGPHFKTPWVTPVAPRLFINLGSEGGEPKFEDVTQRVGIEPLALKAPHVEIQDFDNDGLPDVAVSIVKFAGGRAYPIIFRNLGTTGGLPKFKIDGWDVNDFPTAEDRATRRTATFFEKMLKDHKIVYSAPAPAADFDRDGKVDLFHGSWWPENRSMLLRNETPGGHWLRVRVEGGDGVNRMGVGARVLVRAAGDGGIAAKPLLGCREIATGFGYASAQVAEAHFGLGKTEKIDVEVVWPHGKGSTVVRDVAADREIVVKRGK; from the coding sequence GTGGCATGTTGGGCGAGCCAGGTGGGTCGGGCCGCTGATTCCGCCCCGGCAACCGCTTTCCAATTCACCGACGTGGGGGCGGCGATGGGCCTGTTCCCCGCCATCGAAGGCATCTACGCCCACGCCGCCGGCTGGGGCGATATCGATGGCGACGGCCAACCCGATCTGTTCGTAGCCACCTTCTCGAACGAAAAACGCGACGGCAAAACCCACCGCCTGCTGCGGCAGGCGAATGGTAAGTTTGAGGTCGATTCCCAGACCGCATTGCAGATCGCCGGCCGGGCGACCAGCGCACTCTTTGCCGATCTCGACAACGACGGCGACCTCGACCTCTACGTCTCGAGCATGCCGTCTCCGAAGGACAACGTCCGCGGTTGCGCCCTGTTTCGCAACGACGGCGGCGGCAAGTTCACCGACATCTCCCCGGGAAACGAGGCCTGCCCGGAAGCCTTTGGCGGGCGCAGCGCGACCGTCGTCGATGTGGATGGCGACGGTCTCCTCGACCTGCTCGTCGGCGAAGAACCCAACGCCGGCTACAACGGTTCGAAAACCCACAGCACCCGCCTGTTCCGCAACCTTGGCGATCTGAAGTTCAAGGATGTCTCCCGCGAAGCCGGCCTCCCGCAGGACATGCCCGGCCTGGGTGTGGCGGCAGCCGACGTCAACGGCGACACGTGGCCGGATCTGTTTGTCGCCGCGCCATCCGACGGTAAACAGGCCGACGGTAAACAGCCCGGGGGTAAGAACGGCGGCAACCGCCTTTTGCTCAACGACGGCCACGGCAAGTTCCAAGAAGCGGCCTGTTCCCCGGCGACCTTCGCCTGGCCCGGTTCCGGCGGCGACAACATGGTCTGCGGCGCGACGTTCGGCGACGTCAACGGCGACGGCCGACTCGATCTGATCCTCGGCCCGCACTTCAAAACGCCGTGGGTCACGCCCGTCGCCCCTCGTCTGTTCATCAACCTCGGCAGCGAAGGCGGCGAGCCGAAGTTCGAAGACGTCACGCAGCGCGTCGGCATCGAACCGCTGGCACTCAAAGCGCCGCATGTCGAAATCCAGGACTTCGATAACGACGGCCTGCCCGACGTCGCCGTCAGTATCGTCAAGTTCGCCGGCGGCAGGGCGTATCCAATCATCTTCCGGAATCTCGGAACAACCGGTGGCCTGCCGAAGTTCAAGATCGACGGGTGGGATGTGAACGACTTCCCGACGGCGGAGGATCGAGCCACCAGACGAACCGCGACCTTCTTCGAGAAGATGCTGAAGGATCACAAGATCGTCTATTCCGCGCCGGCGCCGGCGGCAGATTTCGACCGCGACGGCAAGGTCGACCTGTTCCACGGAAGCTGGTGGCCGGAGAACCGCTCAATGCTCCTGCGAAATGAAACGCCCGGCGGACACTGGCTTCGCGTCCGCGTCGAAGGCGGCGACGGCGTCAATCGCATGGGCGTCGGGGCGAGAGTCCTCGTCCGCGCCGCTGGCGACGGTGGCATTGCCGCCAAGCCGCTGCTCGGCTGCCGGGAGATCGCCACGGGCTTCGGCTACGCGTCGGCACAGGTCGCCGAGGCGCACTTCGGGCTCGGCAAGACGGAGAAAATCGATGTCGAAGTCGTCTGGCCGCACGGCAAGGGAAGCACGGTCGTTCGCGACGTGGCGGCAGATCGGGAGATCGTCGTCAAGCGTGGGAAATAG
- a CDS encoding NHL repeat-containing protein yields the protein MSLPNRSTYMRSIARRLMMAVSVFTVTGIAASYAAPPKAVDEQPAAKKSAAKPATKPAAKKPATPFLKMDEVPYPPKLPNDAPSATDRSPDFLKRPESIPADVAVATTPPVVDFAYYPGQNYPGNPWSNWGDSIAIGDKYYASIGDHAAPGGNAFIYEYDPAAKSFRKIFEVKETLKVPEGQYSPGKIHSRLDLGRDGKIYFSTHRGSPKVAADAYGYKGDCIFRTDPKLATTEIVVEGPMSKHSIPTSVLDPERLIFYGGTAHGLNAELQGIQFVAYDCLNKKMLQTNADGPPRYLMFAKSTGRVYYVPASNNAGKLVRFDPAVGGAPVPIDAELGVRAATGETPQGKIYTVSTGQGKGEAELWSFDVKTEKVEPLGNGAVGSQAYIASMDADPTGRYVYYVPGAHGGSEQDGSPVVQFDTTTRKKKVIAFLAPFYQQRYGVALKGTYSTAVDPKGEKLFITWNASRGTKAWDCCALTVVHIPESERP from the coding sequence ATGTCTCTACCAAATCGTTCAACCTATATGCGATCGATCGCTCGCAGGCTCATGATGGCAGTTAGCGTATTTACCGTCACCGGCATTGCCGCCTCGTACGCCGCGCCGCCGAAGGCCGTGGACGAGCAGCCGGCGGCGAAGAAGTCGGCGGCGAAACCTGCGACGAAGCCCGCCGCAAAGAAGCCCGCAACGCCTTTCCTGAAAATGGACGAAGTGCCGTACCCGCCGAAGCTGCCGAACGACGCGCCCAGCGCCACCGATAGATCGCCGGACTTCCTGAAGCGACCGGAGTCCATCCCCGCGGACGTCGCCGTCGCGACGACACCTCCCGTCGTCGATTTCGCCTACTACCCCGGCCAGAACTATCCCGGCAACCCCTGGTCCAACTGGGGCGACAGCATTGCGATCGGCGACAAGTACTACGCCTCGATCGGCGATCATGCCGCGCCCGGCGGCAACGCGTTCATCTATGAGTATGACCCGGCGGCCAAGTCATTCCGGAAGATCTTCGAGGTAAAGGAGACGCTGAAGGTTCCAGAGGGGCAGTATTCGCCGGGCAAGATCCACAGCCGGCTCGATCTCGGCCGGGACGGCAAGATCTACTTCTCGACCCATCGCGGCTCGCCCAAAGTCGCTGCCGACGCTTACGGCTACAAAGGGGACTGCATCTTCCGCACCGACCCGAAGTTGGCGACCACGGAGATTGTCGTCGAAGGGCCGATGTCGAAGCACTCGATCCCCACGAGCGTGCTCGACCCCGAAAGGCTTATCTTCTACGGCGGCACGGCCCACGGCTTGAATGCCGAACTTCAAGGCATTCAGTTCGTCGCGTACGACTGCCTGAACAAGAAGATGCTTCAAACCAATGCCGATGGTCCGCCGCGATATCTGATGTTCGCCAAGTCCACCGGCAGGGTGTACTACGTGCCGGCGTCGAACAATGCGGGCAAGCTGGTGAGGTTCGACCCTGCAGTCGGGGGAGCGCCGGTGCCGATCGACGCCGAACTGGGCGTCCGCGCCGCGACAGGCGAAACGCCACAGGGCAAGATCTACACCGTCTCAACCGGCCAAGGCAAAGGCGAGGCCGAGCTCTGGTCGTTCGACGTGAAGACGGAGAAGGTCGAGCCCCTGGGCAACGGCGCCGTCGGCAGCCAGGCGTATATCGCGTCGATGGATGCCGACCCGACCGGCCGATACGTCTATTACGTGCCCGGTGCCCATGGCGGCAGCGAGCAGGACGGATCGCCCGTCGTGCAGTTCGATACGACAACCCGCAAGAAGAAGGTGATCGCGTTTCTCGCGCCGTTCTATCAACAGAGATATGGCGTAGCACTCAAGGGCACCTACAGCACGGCAGTCGATCCGAAAGGGGAAAAGCTCTTCATCACCTGGAATGCCAGCCGGGGGACCAAGGCGTGGGATTGCTGTGCGCTGACGGTCGTGCACATTCCTGAAAGCGAACGCCCTTGA
- the glmM gene encoding phosphoglucosamine mutase — MEALMIGVSGMRGTIGGTLTPPVVQRMASAFAAFLNETEKPANGIHFKVVFGRDSRPSGAWVRDSAISALMACGVEVIDLDIVTTPGVAMMVKHLNADAGVVATASHNPIQWNGLKFLNRDCVAPPPAAAKQIRSLYDQQKADYVRVQKLHQPKRNNETHALHVKKVLDYIDVLGVSSKRYKVVLDSVNGAGCVATSTLLSRLGTRLVHIAGTPDGQFPHEPEPTAANLVGLADEVKRQRADVGFAQDPDADRLAIIDENGVYIGEEYSLALAAWHLMSKKRGAVAATNLSTSRMLDDIAERFGGKVLRTPVGEANVIQAMLAEKATIGGEGNGGVIDPRIVPGRDSLVGMAYVLQLMADTGKSISQLVAEMPRYEIVKNKFECRVEDARKVVEAVKAKFAGEQIDVQDGIRIDWPAARAWVHARPSNTEPIMRIIAEAPDAKLAEEKIAAVQAVVKETLGG, encoded by the coding sequence ATGGAAGCGTTGATGATCGGCGTGTCGGGGATGCGTGGAACGATCGGCGGCACGCTCACGCCGCCGGTGGTGCAGCGTATGGCGTCAGCGTTCGCCGCGTTTCTGAACGAGACCGAGAAGCCCGCCAACGGCATCCATTTCAAGGTCGTCTTCGGCCGCGACAGCCGACCGAGCGGGGCCTGGGTACGCGATAGCGCCATCTCCGCCCTGATGGCCTGCGGTGTGGAGGTGATCGACCTCGACATCGTCACGACCCCTGGCGTGGCGATGATGGTCAAACATCTGAACGCCGATGCCGGTGTCGTCGCGACTGCGAGTCACAATCCCATCCAGTGGAACGGCCTGAAGTTCCTGAACCGCGACTGCGTCGCCCCGCCGCCGGCTGCCGCCAAGCAGATCCGTTCGCTCTACGACCAGCAGAAGGCGGACTACGTTCGCGTCCAGAAACTGCACCAGCCGAAGCGCAACAACGAGACGCACGCGCTGCACGTGAAAAAGGTGCTCGACTACATCGATGTCCTGGGCGTCAGCAGCAAGCGATACAAGGTGGTCCTCGACAGCGTGAACGGCGCCGGCTGCGTCGCCACCAGCACACTGCTTTCGCGGCTCGGCACGCGGCTGGTCCACATCGCAGGCACGCCGGACGGCCAGTTCCCGCACGAGCCCGAGCCGACCGCCGCCAACCTCGTCGGCCTCGCCGACGAAGTGAAACGGCAGAGAGCCGACGTCGGCTTCGCCCAGGACCCCGACGCCGACCGCCTGGCGATCATCGACGAGAACGGCGTCTATATCGGCGAGGAGTACAGCCTGGCGCTGGCGGCGTGGCATCTGATGAGCAAGAAGCGCGGTGCTGTAGCCGCGACCAACCTCTCCACCAGCCGCATGCTCGACGACATCGCCGAGCGATTTGGCGGCAAGGTGCTTCGCACCCCTGTCGGCGAGGCCAACGTCATCCAAGCGATGCTCGCCGAGAAGGCGACCATCGGCGGCGAAGGCAACGGCGGCGTGATCGACCCCCGCATCGTCCCCGGCCGCGACAGCCTGGTCGGGATGGCCTACGTGTTGCAACTGATGGCCGACACGGGGAAATCAATCAGCCAGCTCGTCGCCGAGATGCCGCGGTACGAGATCGTCAAGAATAAGTTCGAGTGCAGGGTGGAAGACGCGCGCAAGGTCGTCGAGGCGGTCAAGGCGAAGTTCGCCGGCGAACAGATCGACGTACAGGACGGCATTCGCATCGACTGGCCGGCCGCCCGTGCCTGGGTTCACGCCCGCCCGAGCAACACCGAGCCGATCATGCGCATCATCGCCGAGGCCCCGGACGCGAAGCTCGCCGAAGAGAAGATCGCCGCGGTGCAGGCTGTTGTGAAGGAGACGCTGGGGGGCTGA
- the epsC gene encoding serine O-acetyltransferase EpsC, whose protein sequence is MTAHPSPSNGSANSAARIELNARLPEVVKSLVQSVHDLPTLQHLNRVTPPSRDVIIDIVKRLRQLTFPGFFGISGLTTENVAFRLGDLVIEVTEQLFEQIRCCLRYRNALPDTEKTQKCPDCDAEANRLVGIFFDRLPAVREMLAADVYAAFQSDPAAQSPDETIFCYPGLFAIFVQRMAHEFYKLQVPLLPRIMTEYAHSLTGIDIHPGAKLGRSFFIDHGTGVVIGETTEIGSNVKIYQGVTLGAVAPQYGQQLRGSKRHPTIEDDVIIYSGATILGGETVIGHGALIGGNVFITQSVPPYNRVTAEPPKLKYRERRHGKMNQQDILTDFQI, encoded by the coding sequence ATGACCGCTCACCCTTCACCGTCGAATGGATCCGCGAACTCCGCCGCACGAATCGAGCTGAATGCGCGCCTTCCCGAGGTCGTCAAATCTCTGGTCCAGAGCGTTCACGATCTGCCGACGCTTCAGCACCTCAACCGCGTCACGCCGCCCAGCCGTGACGTCATCATTGATATCGTGAAGCGGTTGCGACAGCTCACTTTTCCCGGCTTTTTCGGTATTTCGGGACTGACAACCGAGAACGTCGCGTTTCGCCTCGGCGATCTGGTCATCGAGGTCACCGAGCAGCTTTTCGAGCAGATCCGCTGCTGCCTGCGATATCGCAACGCGCTTCCTGATACGGAGAAAACGCAGAAGTGCCCCGACTGCGACGCCGAAGCCAACAGGCTGGTCGGCATCTTCTTTGACCGTCTGCCTGCGGTTCGGGAGATGCTCGCAGCAGACGTCTACGCCGCCTTTCAGTCAGACCCGGCGGCGCAGAGCCCGGACGAGACAATCTTCTGCTACCCGGGTCTGTTTGCGATCTTCGTCCAGCGCATGGCACACGAGTTCTACAAGCTCCAGGTGCCGCTGCTGCCGCGCATCATGACCGAATACGCCCACTCGCTGACCGGCATCGATATCCACCCGGGTGCAAAGCTCGGAAGGAGCTTTTTCATCGACCATGGCACCGGCGTCGTCATTGGTGAGACGACCGAGATCGGCAGCAACGTGAAGATCTACCAGGGTGTGACGCTCGGTGCGGTCGCGCCGCAATACGGGCAGCAACTTCGTGGCAGCAAGCGGCATCCGACGATCGAGGATGATGTGATCATCTACTCCGGGGCGACGATCCTCGGAGGCGAGACCGTGATCGGTCACGGTGCGTTGATTGGCGGCAACGTGTTCATCACGCAAAGTGTGCCGCCGTATAATCGCGTCACCGCCGAGCCACCCAAGCTTAAGTACCGGGAACGCCGACACGGCAAGATGAACCAGCAGGACATCCTGACAGACTTCCAGATTTAA
- a CDS encoding HU family DNA-binding protein translates to MATITKKELIDRIADGSGQKRVMVKKVVQQFLDEIVNELGQGNRLEFRDFGVFETKLRKARRAQNPKTLEPVAVPEKRTVKFKVGRLMKQKLGDLTGAAIDDEAGDVSEMHEGPDDEDRDDESTSPQPAGDASGH, encoded by the coding sequence ATGGCCACCATCACCAAAAAAGAACTTATCGACCGTATCGCCGACGGCTCCGGGCAGAAGCGGGTCATGGTGAAGAAGGTCGTGCAGCAGTTCCTCGACGAAATCGTCAACGAACTGGGGCAGGGCAACCGCCTGGAGTTTCGCGACTTCGGCGTCTTCGAGACCAAGCTGCGCAAAGCCCGTCGGGCTCAGAACCCCAAGACGCTTGAGCCCGTTGCCGTACCCGAGAAACGCACCGTCAAGTTCAAGGTCGGCCGGCTTATGAAGCAGAAGCTCGGCGACCTCACTGGCGCCGCGATCGACGACGAGGCCGGCGACGTGTCGGAGATGCACGAGGGGCCGGACGACGAAGACCGCGATGACGAATCAACATCGCCTCAGCCGGCCGGCGATGCCTCCGGGCACTGA
- a CDS encoding aminotransferase class I/II-fold pyridoxal phosphate-dependent enzyme: protein MTDCDWHLRLARQLAELEVDHRLRRRRPTTPLDAVHVRSGDRTFVNFASNDYLGLARHPRVMEAAIKAVERYGFGSGAAPLLTGYTDAHASAESAIAAWKGTEAAVLFSSGYQANIAVVQMLSAAGRSQDRAARFLLDKLCHASLIDAVRGNGSDSDSGYRVFPHNGITKLQRLLADASAAGRGNVIVTESIFSMDGDAADLPAVTQLYAASDPTRPMLVVDEAHGSGVYGPAGAGWAAEIGISDRVDLSVVTLSKALGGIGAAVCGSKLLCDALVNLARAYVFSTSMPAATAAAAEAAIAVLRDEPHRQQRLRSLARKVRVAIIKLGLEIPRGTVQPDDSPIIPIVLGDESAALSAAAMLQDRGVLALPIRPPTVPAGGCRLRITLSSDHTDSHVEQLIDALLQLASTRKDRDD from the coding sequence ATGACCGATTGCGACTGGCATCTACGACTCGCCCGTCAACTCGCCGAACTGGAGGTCGATCATCGACTACGCCGGCGGAGGCCCACTACGCCTCTCGACGCCGTACATGTCCGGTCGGGCGACAGGACATTCGTCAACTTCGCATCGAACGATTACCTCGGACTGGCGCGCCACCCGCGCGTGATGGAAGCGGCGATCAAGGCGGTCGAGCGGTATGGGTTCGGCAGTGGAGCGGCACCGTTGTTAACGGGCTACACCGACGCGCACGCCTCGGCAGAATCCGCGATCGCCGCCTGGAAGGGAACCGAAGCCGCCGTGCTGTTCAGCAGCGGATACCAGGCGAACATCGCGGTGGTACAGATGTTGTCGGCGGCGGGGCGTTCGCAGGACAGGGCGGCGCGCTTTCTGCTCGACAAGCTTTGCCACGCCTCTCTGATCGACGCGGTCCGGGGCAACGGCTCCGACAGCGATTCGGGCTACCGGGTCTTTCCGCATAACGGCATCACGAAACTGCAGCGTTTGCTCGCCGACGCGTCGGCCGCCGGGCGTGGCAACGTCATCGTCACCGAATCCATCTTCAGCATGGACGGCGACGCCGCCGATCTACCGGCCGTCACACAGCTGTATGCCGCATCCGACCCCACCCGGCCGATGCTTGTCGTCGACGAAGCGCATGGCAGCGGCGTGTATGGGCCGGCGGGCGCGGGGTGGGCTGCGGAAATCGGGATCTCCGATCGCGTCGATCTGTCGGTCGTCACGCTGTCCAAAGCCCTGGGGGGCATCGGCGCAGCGGTCTGCGGGTCTAAACTCCTGTGCGACGCGCTGGTCAACCTCGCAAGAGCCTACGTGTTTTCAACCTCCATGCCGGCGGCAACGGCGGCGGCGGCGGAAGCGGCAATTGCCGTGTTGCGCGACGAACCGCACCGCCAGCAACGCCTTCGTTCGCTGGCGCGGAAGGTGAGAGTCGCAATCATCAAACTCGGATTGGAAATCCCCCGGGGAACTGTTCAGCCGGATGACTCACCGATCATCCCCATCGTTCTCGGGGATGAGTCAGCGGCACTCTCGGCTGCTGCAATGTTGCAGGATAGAGGTGTGCTGGCGTTGCCGATCCGTCCGCCGACAGTCCCTGCCGGCGGATGCCGACTGCGGATTACGCTCTCCAGCGATCACACCGATTCACACGTAGAGCAGCTGATCGACGCTCTGCTCCAACTGGCATCAACTCGGAAGGATCGGGACGACTGA
- a CDS encoding RNA polymerase sigma factor, translated as MNASPLNPDLSNNNGSGGSARREGRTTPPSAAVNDATGDSASQYPGLSAKPEEASPVGKGDGDGGGGGPEKVKAPPAVSDEALLAAYRVGDKQSFITLVDRYQRELFHFLVRFLGNRVAAEDIFQETFLQVHQSAEAFDLSRRFKPWLFTIAANKARDLIRSQARRPTNPLQASIAPGDDEGGEFIDLMQSSVDLPEEPMARKELQDKVQRVVNSLPEHLREILMLSYFSMFPYRQIADILDIPLGTVKSRLHAAVATFAEKWKSANPSKFEP; from the coding sequence ATGAATGCATCGCCGCTCAATCCCGACCTGTCGAACAACAATGGCAGCGGCGGGTCCGCGCGCCGGGAAGGGCGAACGACACCGCCGTCGGCAGCGGTCAACGATGCGACCGGGGATTCCGCCAGCCAGTACCCCGGTCTCTCTGCTAAGCCTGAAGAGGCATCGCCCGTCGGCAAGGGTGACGGCGATGGGGGTGGTGGCGGGCCGGAAAAGGTCAAGGCGCCACCCGCGGTAAGCGACGAAGCGTTGCTGGCGGCGTATCGGGTAGGCGATAAGCAGAGCTTTATCACGCTGGTCGATCGCTACCAGCGTGAATTGTTCCATTTTCTTGTCCGCTTTCTGGGGAATCGCGTCGCCGCTGAGGACATCTTTCAGGAGACGTTTCTTCAGGTCCACCAGTCGGCCGAGGCGTTCGACCTTTCGAGGCGTTTCAAGCCCTGGCTATTCACGATTGCGGCCAATAAGGCGCGCGACCTGATTCGGTCGCAGGCCCGTCGGCCGACCAATCCCCTGCAGGCCTCCATCGCGCCCGGCGACGACGAAGGTGGCGAGTTCATTGACCTGATGCAGTCGTCGGTGGACCTTCCCGAAGAGCCGATGGCACGCAAAGAGTTGCAGGATAAGGTTCAGCGCGTGGTGAACAGCCTCCCAGAGCACCTTCGCGAAATCCTCATGTTGAGCTACTTCAGCATGTTTCCGTATCGACAAATTGCCGACATCCTGGACATCCCTTTGGGGACGGTTAAATCGCGGCTTCATGCTGCGGTGGCAACTTTCGCGGAGAAATGGAAATCCGCGAACCCATCCAAATTTGAGCCGTAA
- the rlmN gene encoding 23S rRNA (adenine(2503)-C(2))-methyltransferase RlmN, giving the protein MSDSTTDNLSTDTVVASATIASAIAPPAHRFFALDPREFNEAVADWKWPHFRCDQVRQWVYQKAVGDPQQMTNLSKLDRERLAQRVAFARSSIVQHQVSEDGTQKFLFEWNDDGKSANAETVMIPDNNRRTACVSSQVGCPVGCKFCASGVNGVKGNLTADQIVEQVFRLNEALRSEESRVTNIVFMGMGEPMANYANVMKAVRILHDPTCFNIGARKITISTVGVPTKIRELAEEELPLNLALSLHAPNEELRRELIPWAEHFALEDILDACRYYFDQTGREITLEYILLAGVNDQPEHARELSLLCKTLRANVNLIRYNEVEPLPFKRPVAQDVLTFQGVLRANGINAHVRKSRGRDIDAACGQLRRKQEGAIDGEKRIGLQIV; this is encoded by the coding sequence ATGTCCGATTCGACGACTGACAACCTCTCCACCGACACCGTAGTAGCCTCCGCGACCATCGCTTCTGCGATCGCGCCACCCGCCCACCGGTTCTTCGCATTGGATCCTCGCGAGTTCAATGAGGCCGTCGCCGATTGGAAGTGGCCGCACTTCCGCTGCGACCAGGTTCGCCAGTGGGTTTACCAGAAAGCGGTCGGCGACCCGCAGCAGATGACGAACCTGTCCAAGCTCGATCGCGAACGCCTGGCGCAGCGCGTCGCGTTTGCGCGCTCGAGCATCGTTCAGCACCAGGTCTCCGAGGACGGAACGCAGAAGTTCCTGTTCGAGTGGAACGACGACGGCAAGTCGGCCAATGCCGAGACCGTCATGATTCCGGACAACAACCGCCGAACGGCCTGCGTCAGCTCGCAGGTCGGATGTCCGGTGGGATGCAAGTTCTGCGCTTCGGGTGTGAATGGCGTGAAGGGAAATCTGACCGCCGACCAGATCGTCGAGCAGGTGTTCCGGCTGAACGAAGCGTTGCGTTCGGAGGAGTCGCGGGTCACCAACATCGTCTTCATGGGCATGGGCGAGCCCATGGCCAACTACGCCAATGTGATGAAGGCGGTCCGGATTCTTCACGACCCGACCTGCTTCAACATCGGCGCTCGAAAGATCACCATCAGCACCGTCGGTGTTCCGACGAAAATTCGTGAATTGGCCGAGGAAGAGCTGCCGCTCAACCTGGCCCTGTCGCTCCACGCCCCCAACGAAGAACTGCGACGCGAACTGATTCCCTGGGCGGAACACTTCGCACTGGAAGACATCCTCGATGCCTGCCGCTACTACTTCGATCAGACGGGCCGGGAAATCACGCTGGAGTACATCCTGCTGGCCGGCGTGAACGATCAGCCGGAACATGCCCGCGAACTGTCACTGCTTTGCAAGACGCTTCGGGCGAATGTGAACCTGATCCGTTACAACGAGGTCGAGCCGTTGCCATTCAAGCGTCCGGTCGCCCAGGACGTGCTGACGTTCCAAGGCGTTCTGCGTGCCAACGGCATCAACGCCCACGTCCGCAAGAGCCGAGGCCGCGATATTGACGCGGCGTGCGGCCAGCTGCGACGCAAACAGGAAGGTGCGATCGATGGGGAGAAGCGAATTGGCCTGCAGATTGTCTGA
- a CDS encoding pre-peptidase C-terminal domain-containing protein produces MSLFSFRNNNRSTRTPARATASMEGLENRRLFNGTLPAATDLGTLYGQVQKSDSVGAADVYDYFKVNMAYTGKLTARLTNLTGNADLRIIKDVNNNGLIDAGDVKGTSANAGTTNEQLILAPIGPGKFFVEVKRVSGTPAYKLTVKTDYAGQTFAGAHNLGTFLGTKTRSDRVDSEDPVDFYKIVLTSTKTVSATMTGTGDANLELSKDMDNDGVYDDGQDFIHRSNQPGTSTENLGSFSLSAGTYFIRVFRGAADSQFTVNIKVS; encoded by the coding sequence ATGTCGCTCTTTTCATTTCGCAACAACAACCGTTCAACCCGCACGCCCGCACGCGCCACCGCTTCGATGGAGGGACTGGAGAACCGTCGCCTCTTCAACGGCACGCTCCCGGCTGCCACCGATCTGGGCACCCTTTACGGGCAGGTGCAAAAGAGCGACTCCGTCGGTGCCGCCGACGTGTACGATTACTTCAAGGTCAACATGGCCTACACGGGCAAGCTGACCGCCCGGCTGACCAACCTGACCGGCAACGCCGACCTTCGCATTATCAAGGACGTCAACAACAACGGCCTGATCGATGCCGGCGACGTGAAGGGCACCAGTGCCAACGCCGGTACGACCAACGAGCAATTGATCCTGGCACCGATCGGTCCTGGCAAGTTCTTTGTCGAGGTGAAGCGCGTCTCGGGCACGCCGGCTTACAAGCTCACGGTCAAGACCGATTACGCCGGTCAGACCTTCGCCGGTGCCCACAACCTCGGTACCTTCCTGGGCACCAAGACCCGCAGCGACCGCGTGGACAGCGAAGACCCCGTGGACTTCTACAAGATCGTCCTGACCAGCACCAAGACGGTCTCGGCGACCATGACCGGCACCGGCGACGCCAACCTGGAACTGAGCAAGGACATGGACAACGACGGCGTCTACGACGACGGGCAGGATTTCATCCACCGGTCCAATCAGCCCGGCACGAGCACCGAGAATCTCGGTTCGTTCTCGCTGAGCGCCGGCACGTACTTCATTCGTGTGTTCCGTGGTGCCGCCGATTCGCAGTTCACTGTCAACATCAAAGTGAGCTGA